In Micromonospora sp. WMMA1363, a genomic segment contains:
- a CDS encoding pyrimidine reductase family protein — MNVGMPISALWPEPSALPLDDAALAVLYGRADRPRLRMNFVSSVDGAVAVDGYSAGLSGEPDKRIFGLLRMLCDGLVVGAGTLRHEGYRAVRLDRPRRAWRREHGLAEYPTLVVVSGSLDLNPTQAAFADAPVRPVVLTHADATVPPGLPEVADVVTCGDDRVDLAVGLGELRRRGLDQLLCEGGPRLFGALTAADLVDEVCLTVAPLLAGPGPGRITAGAASPVRRLSLRHVLAATDGGLMLRYAR, encoded by the coding sequence GTGAACGTCGGAATGCCGATTTCCGCGCTCTGGCCCGAGCCATCCGCGCTGCCACTCGACGACGCCGCGCTGGCGGTGCTCTACGGCCGGGCGGACCGTCCGCGACTGCGAATGAACTTCGTGTCGAGCGTCGACGGCGCGGTCGCCGTGGACGGCTACTCGGCCGGGCTCTCCGGCGAGCCGGACAAACGGATCTTCGGCCTGCTGCGGATGCTCTGTGACGGCCTTGTGGTGGGCGCCGGCACGCTGCGCCACGAGGGGTACCGGGCGGTCCGCCTCGACAGACCACGGCGCGCCTGGCGCCGCGAGCACGGCCTGGCCGAGTACCCGACCCTCGTCGTCGTCTCCGGATCGCTCGACCTGAATCCGACGCAGGCCGCCTTCGCCGACGCACCGGTCCGGCCGGTGGTGCTCACCCACGCCGACGCCACCGTTCCACCCGGCCTGCCCGAGGTGGCCGACGTCGTCACGTGCGGCGACGACCGCGTGGACCTCGCAGTGGGCCTCGGCGAGCTGCGCCGCCGCGGCCTCGACCAGCTGCTCTGTGAGGGCGGCCCACGGCTGTTCGGCGCGCTCACCGCGGCCGACCTGGTGGACGAGGTCTGCCTGACGGTCGCCCCGCTGCTCGCCGGCCCGGGTCCGGGCCGGATCACCGCCGGCGCGGCGAGTCCGGTGCGGCGGCTGTCCCTGCGCCACGTGCTCGCCGCCACCGACGGCGGGCTGATGCTCCGCTACGCCCGCTGA
- a CDS encoding plasmid pRiA4b ORF-3 family protein: MPRQIFQLRISLTGIRPPVWRRVLVPGGYTLDRVHRVVQHATGWRDCHLHSFEIDGRQYGEPDPDGQLSLLDELDVRLDAVVGKGSRFHYTYDFGDWWEHDLLVEDVFTADPEERYPACLDGERAGPPEDIGGPVGYQALLAALAEPGHPEHHVLRGWVGDGFDPEMFDAGRVGTLLRRFC; encoded by the coding sequence ATGCCGCGTCAGATCTTCCAGCTGAGGATCTCCCTGACCGGGATCCGGCCACCGGTCTGGCGCCGGGTCCTCGTCCCTGGCGGGTACACGCTCGACCGGGTGCACCGGGTGGTACAGCACGCGACGGGGTGGCGGGACTGCCACCTACACTCGTTCGAGATCGACGGTCGGCAGTACGGGGAACCCGACCCGGACGGACAGCTGTCCCTGCTCGACGAGTTGGACGTCCGGCTGGACGCCGTGGTCGGCAAGGGCAGCCGGTTCCACTACACGTACGACTTCGGGGACTGGTGGGAACACGACCTGCTGGTCGAGGACGTCTTCACCGCCGACCCGGAGGAGCGCTACCCCGCGTGCCTCGACGGCGAGCGGGCTGGCCCGCCGGAGGACATCGGCGGTCCGGTCGGCTACCAGGCGCTGCTGGCCGCGCTCGCGGAACCGGGCCACCCCGAGCATCACGTGCTGCGTGGCTGGGTGGGCGACGGGTTCGACCCGGAGATGTTCGACGCCGGCCGGGTCGGCACCCTCCTGCGACGGTTCTGCTGA
- a CDS encoding LacI family DNA-binding transcriptional regulator: MTTQRSRSLGRPTLDAVAARAGVGRGTVSRVVNGSPQVSPEARAAVQQAIAELGYVPNRAARALVTQRTDSVALVVSESGDRVFTEPFFAGIVRGVSSGLLETSLQLWLAMVQSPIERERVEHHLTSQHVDGVLLLSLHDADPLPTLLEERGLPTVLGGRAARMLRPGVQPAWFVDVDNIGGARRAAEHLAARGRQRIATIAGPQDMGAGVGRLTGYREAVTAALGGVNPDLIAYGDFGEGSGAVAMRRLLEVCPDLDAVFVASDLMALGALRVLREAGRRVPEDVAVVGFDDAPVARQTDPPLTTVFQPVEEMGRQMARLLVSRIRGEDLAAPNVLLDTRLIERAST; encoded by the coding sequence ATGACAACGCAGCGTAGCCGGTCGCTCGGTCGCCCGACCCTCGACGCGGTGGCCGCGCGCGCCGGAGTCGGCCGCGGCACGGTTTCCCGCGTCGTCAACGGCTCACCCCAGGTGAGCCCGGAGGCTCGGGCCGCGGTGCAGCAGGCGATCGCCGAGCTGGGATATGTGCCGAACCGGGCCGCCCGCGCCCTGGTCACCCAGCGCACCGACTCGGTGGCCCTGGTCGTCTCGGAATCCGGCGACCGGGTATTCACCGAGCCGTTCTTCGCCGGCATCGTCCGGGGCGTCAGCTCCGGGCTGCTGGAGACCAGCCTGCAACTCTGGCTCGCCATGGTCCAGTCCCCGATCGAGCGGGAGCGGGTCGAGCACCACCTGACCAGCCAGCACGTCGACGGTGTCCTGCTGCTGTCGTTGCATGACGCCGACCCGCTGCCGACGCTGTTGGAGGAACGCGGCCTGCCGACCGTGCTCGGCGGTCGCGCGGCACGGATGTTGCGCCCCGGCGTCCAGCCCGCCTGGTTCGTCGACGTGGACAACATCGGCGGTGCCCGGCGAGCGGCCGAGCATCTCGCCGCGCGCGGGCGGCAGCGGATCGCCACCATTGCCGGCCCCCAGGACATGGGCGCTGGCGTAGGCCGGCTGACCGGCTACCGGGAGGCGGTCACCGCCGCGCTGGGTGGGGTCAACCCGGACCTGATCGCGTACGGGGACTTCGGTGAGGGCAGCGGGGCGGTCGCCATGCGCCGGTTGCTGGAGGTCTGCCCCGACCTGGACGCGGTCTTCGTCGCCTCCGACCTGATGGCCCTCGGCGCGTTACGGGTGTTGCGGGAGGCCGGTCGGCGGGTGCCCGAGGACGTCGCCGTGGTCGGCTTCGACGACGCCCCGGTCGCCCGGCAGACCGACCCGCCGCTGACCACGGTCTTCCAGCCGGTGGAGGAGATGGGCCGGCAGATGGCGCGGCTGCTGGTGTCCCGCATCCGTGGCGAGGATCTCGCCGCCCCGAACGTCCTGCTCGACACCCGACTGATCGAACGCGCCAGCACCTGA
- a CDS encoding acyl-CoA dehydrogenase family protein gives MDFAYDARTEQLRAELTVFLEQHVFPAEAVHAEQVAGAGDPWARPPVMAELKAEARKRGLWNLFLTDARYGAGLTNLQYAPLAELTGRSPHLAPEALNCAAPDTGNMELLAEFGSEAQRERWLRPLLEGEIRSAFCMTEPDVASSDATNIATRITRDGDHYVVNGRKWWSTGAMDPCCEFFVVMGKTDPSADRHRQQSMILVPRDSPGVTVRRGMHVFGYRDGPHGGHAEIDFNDVRVPAENLVGSEGSGFAIAQARLGPGRIHHCMRLVGMAERALELLCRRVLDRVAFGRPLAEQGVVREWIAESRVRIEQARLLVLKTAWLMDTVGNRGAHTEIQAIKITTPAMAEWVIDKAIQAYGGAGVSQDTPLAALWAQTRTLRLADGPDEVHKSSLAKRELHRHTPVPDSNQPPIR, from the coding sequence ATGGACTTCGCTTACGACGCACGCACCGAGCAGCTGCGGGCCGAGCTGACCGTCTTCCTGGAGCAGCACGTCTTCCCGGCCGAGGCGGTGCACGCCGAGCAGGTCGCCGGCGCCGGCGACCCGTGGGCGCGTCCGCCGGTCATGGCCGAGCTGAAGGCGGAGGCCCGCAAGCGCGGCCTGTGGAACCTGTTCCTGACCGACGCCCGCTACGGCGCCGGCCTGACCAACCTCCAGTACGCGCCGCTCGCCGAGCTGACCGGCCGCAGCCCGCACCTGGCCCCCGAGGCGCTGAACTGCGCGGCACCGGACACCGGCAACATGGAGCTGCTCGCCGAGTTCGGCAGCGAGGCGCAGCGCGAACGGTGGCTGCGCCCGCTGCTGGAGGGAGAGATCCGCTCGGCGTTCTGCATGACCGAGCCGGACGTGGCCTCCTCCGATGCGACCAACATCGCCACCCGGATCACCCGCGACGGCGACCACTATGTCGTCAACGGCCGCAAGTGGTGGTCGACCGGAGCGATGGACCCGTGCTGCGAGTTCTTCGTCGTGATGGGCAAGACCGACCCGTCGGCCGACCGGCACCGGCAGCAGAGCATGATCCTGGTTCCCCGGGACTCGCCGGGCGTGACGGTGCGCCGGGGGATGCACGTCTTCGGATACCGCGACGGCCCGCACGGCGGGCACGCCGAGATCGACTTCAACGACGTCCGGGTGCCGGCGGAGAACCTGGTCGGCAGCGAGGGCTCCGGGTTCGCCATCGCCCAGGCCCGACTCGGCCCGGGACGGATCCACCACTGCATGCGGCTGGTCGGGATGGCCGAGCGGGCGTTGGAGCTGCTCTGCCGTCGCGTCCTGGACCGGGTCGCGTTCGGCCGGCCACTCGCCGAGCAGGGCGTGGTGCGGGAGTGGATCGCCGAGTCCCGGGTCCGCATCGAGCAGGCCCGGCTACTGGTGCTCAAGACCGCCTGGCTGATGGACACGGTGGGCAACAGGGGCGCGCACACCGAGATCCAGGCCATCAAGATCACCACCCCGGCGATGGCGGAGTGGGTGATCGACAAGGCGATTCAGGCGTACGGCGGGGCCGGCGTCAGTCAGGACACCCCCCTGGCCGCGCTCTGGGCGCAGACCCGCACCCTCCGCCTCGCCGACGGCCCCGACGAGGTCCACAAGTCCTCCCTCGCCAAGCGCGAACTCCACCGCCACACCCCCGTACCTGACTCGAACCAGCCACCCATCCGCTGA
- a CDS encoding phosphotransferase family protein: MTEPAVPSTPQGTPRGLDLGRLAAYLATHQPELAAGELRATLIAGGKSNLTYLLHAGEHEVVLRRPPLGHVLATAHDMAREFRVISALARTDVPVPAALLLCPDPDVLGAPFYLMEHVPGEVFRSRAQTDPLTADQRRELAMAMMDTLAALHTVDPMAVGLADFGRPEGYLARQVRRWSGQLDRSRSRPLPGIDELHDRLVATTPDGADTGRIVHGDYRLDNLLATADPVAVRAVLDWEMATLGDPLADLGLLLTYWDVLGDGDAAAGNPVSDGLGPRAGFPTGGELIERYADRSDVDVGPLHWHVALGCFKLAVICEGIHYRHSRGQTLGEGFDGIGDIVAPLVAHGLTALEEQ, encoded by the coding sequence ATGACCGAGCCGGCCGTCCCCTCCACCCCACAGGGCACTCCGCGGGGGCTGGACCTGGGCCGACTTGCCGCGTACCTGGCGACGCACCAGCCCGAACTGGCCGCCGGCGAGCTGCGGGCCACCCTGATCGCCGGTGGCAAGTCCAACCTGACGTACCTGCTGCACGCCGGCGAGCACGAGGTGGTGCTGCGCCGTCCACCGCTCGGGCACGTGCTGGCCACGGCGCACGACATGGCCCGCGAGTTCCGGGTCATCTCGGCACTCGCCCGCACCGACGTGCCGGTCCCGGCGGCGCTGCTGCTCTGCCCGGACCCGGACGTGCTCGGGGCGCCGTTCTACCTGATGGAACACGTCCCCGGCGAGGTGTTCCGCAGCCGCGCCCAGACCGACCCGCTCACCGCCGACCAGCGGCGCGAACTGGCGATGGCGATGATGGACACCCTCGCCGCCCTGCACACCGTCGACCCGATGGCGGTGGGGCTGGCCGACTTCGGCCGCCCGGAGGGGTATCTGGCGCGGCAGGTGCGTCGCTGGTCGGGGCAGCTCGACCGGTCACGCAGCCGGCCGCTGCCCGGCATCGACGAGCTACACGACCGGCTCGTGGCGACGACCCCGGACGGCGCCGACACCGGCCGGATCGTGCACGGCGACTACCGACTGGACAACCTGCTCGCCACCGCCGACCCGGTCGCGGTCCGGGCGGTGCTCGACTGGGAGATGGCCACCCTCGGCGACCCCCTCGCCGACCTGGGCCTGCTGCTGACCTACTGGGACGTCCTCGGCGACGGCGACGCCGCTGCGGGCAACCCGGTCTCCGACGGGCTGGGCCCGCGGGCCGGCTTCCCCACCGGCGGTGAGCTGATCGAGCGGTACGCCGACCGCAGCGACGTGGACGTCGGCCCACTGCACTGGCACGTGGCGCTGGGCTGCTTCAAGCTCGCGGTGATCTGCGAGGGCATCCACTACCGGCACTCCCGGGGGCAGACCCTCGGCGAGGGTTTCGACGGGATCGGCGACATCGTGGCGCCGCTGGTGGCGCACGGTCTCACCGCACTGGAGGAGCAGTGA